The following DNA comes from Rosa rugosa chromosome 5, drRosRugo1.1, whole genome shotgun sequence.
CACATCAATCCTTAACCATAAAAATTGCCCCAAATTGGATggattcaattaaaaaaaattgaacttacaaaattaaacaaaattgaacttGATCAGTTCATCAGTTGATCTCTGACTCTCTAAGAGAAGTGGAGAAGGGAGAACAGGCTGAGCCACAGGTGGCGAGAGGAGGAGGAAGTGGGAGAGCGTGAGACTGTGAGAGACGATTGCCGTAGACCCGTAGTCGATGTCGATGTCGATGAGTGGACTAGTGGAGTCAGGAGAGCTGGCTGAGCCGCAGGCGGCGAGAGGAGGAGGAAGTGGGAGAGAGTGACTGAGTGAGACTCAGAGACTGTGACTctgtgagagagtgagagacgatAGACGATTCACTGGAGAATGGAGATGACCCGTAGTCGATGTCGATGAGTGGAGTGGGGAGTTAGTTCGGGTCGGCTACTGCGGGCTTCTATTGTCTGGACAAAccccaattaaaaaaaaatgaatacatctaattttttttttgggcttcaAAATCTCGAACGGGCTCAAGCCCGTCCTAGTCTGTGCATGGATCCGCTACTGGTTAACACTAGTTAGTTTAGAATCAAGTTACACATAAGATGATAAGAGATACAAAAAGGACAATTGCattattttcaaaaaatatatatataaaaaaaaggctAGGACAATTGCATTTTTCGTGGTGGTTTGAGTGAGTCCGTGTTTTTGAAATCTTGCAATTTTGGTTTTGCATGTAATAATGTTAGCAATTTACGCTTGTTGACATTACAGAAAACAAGACTTGATTCTCACACAATTGTCTATTTTGTCGATTCTTTCAATTCATGTGTCTCAAATAAAACATATGAACCAAATTGAAGATTTTGTCAATAAAATTATCCACACACCGTGTgtataagaaaagaaaatttgctTTTTTGAATTTTGTAGTAAATTAATATTAGGCTTTGGTATTAGATGGTGActgaaaaactataaaataagTACCGATTGTGGATCATAAAATTTGGTAGGTTTTTATTTCATTATTTGTAAATGCATGTCTCTTTCAAAAGAGATCCAAAGACCATGAGGAACCTGCCTAGTGTTGCACCGGTAAAACAAGGCGGCCATAATTTTTTCTTGCTCACTAGCCCAAGTAATTGACCAAGTCAATGACACCAAGCTGACTCGACTCCATCACTTCCATACACCTTATTTCTTGGCAATTTCTTATGGTCTCCCTCTTTTTTAGCTGCATACATAAACACAAATTCGATCTCTTGCAGCTTTCTCAAATTGTTGACCAGTCAGAAAGGCTTAGCATTCTAACTAATCATTGTGATAATCACACATGGAGGGAAGTTCTAGCAGTGATGAGTTGTCCAAGATCAGCCTCAGGCCATTGGCTCTTTCGGACATCGATGATTTCATGGTCTGGGCCACTGATGAAAAAGTGGCTCGCTTCTGCACTTGGGAGCCTTACACCAGCAAAGAAGATGGCATTAAATTCATCAAGGAACTGGTTCTCCCACACCCCTGGTTCAGGGCAATCTGCCTAGACAACAAGCCAATTGGCGCCATTTCGGTGTCCTCAAAATCGGGGAATGATCGATGTAGAGGTGAACTCGGCTATGTTTTGGGGTCCAAGTACTGGAGGAAAGGGATTGCAACACAAGCTGTGAAAATGGTGGCTGATACTATATTTAAAGAATGGACTCATTTGGAGAGACTTGAAGCTCTTGTTGATGTGAACAATGTGCGATCACAGAGGGTTCTGGAGAAGGCCGGGTTCCAGAAGGAAGGTGTTCTCAGAAAATATATAGTTTTGAAGGGAAGAACCTGCGATATGGTGATGTATAGTCTTCTTTCTACAGATCGATGTCAAACTTGATGTATTTGCAGTAAACTTATGTGTTTTGAAGATCATGCATGTGGATGCTAGGGTATTCCAATATAATTAGGGGAGTGACATTTGCACTCTCCAAATTGTAAACCACACTCCCCTTCATTTTTATAATATATCTTCCTATGTTCCAGAAATACCCTCGTtggtctctttctctctctctagcttttCCTGTCTCTCTTATCTCTCTTCTGGTTTGAGTTTCTTCATCGCCAATCAATTTCTTCTCTTCCAAAGAAAGCtaatttcttcttttgattAGAAGTGAAAAATTTCTCAAACCCACCATATATACCTAAGATGCTGATCTGACCAACCAAATCAATCACCCACAAGGCCACAACAGTCTCATGGGCACCTCTAATATGAATAAACTGGTGGATTTGCGTTCAAATCAGGTGCGTTGCTGGAGCTAGTGAGTAAACTGGTGGTTAATAAGGAATGTAAAGGTAGTGTATGGTCTGCATAAGGGACAGAATAACATCAAACTCCTTCAAGACTCCAAATTGAAAGTTCACAGTTGCAAACTGGGTTTGATAGAATTAAAGGAATGAAGATAATTAAAAGCAATGAGACAATCATATGTGTCTGTGTAGTGCATGCTCATCCAAGGTGCCACTCCGCCCTCTTCCTCCAACCGCCAGACCAAGATCTCCGTTAGCGGCGCCAAGATTTCCTTGTGGACGCCATCCTCGACAAGCACCACGACACtcagatcagagagagagagagagagagagacgagggCAATTTTGGGAATAAAGAACACATcatcaataaaaaataattataaatatgaaggagagtgtggtttacaatttggggagtgcaaatttcactcccctataATTATTTGGTTGCCATATATAattaaaggattaaattatgtttagtccctgtactatgacccttttttcgtttcagtccctgacattctcaattaatctgaaaagtccctaaacgtcaaaatttccgtctgattggtccttcccgcgtcaaattaggagttggccttaggtaaaatgtccaatatacccctctgttatttcttttttctttttaatatatttttttcctttttttcttttttctttttaatacattttttgctttttcttctttttttcttgttcctttttaattttttttcctttttaatttcttttttgctttttcttcttttttttcttgttctttgttaatttcttttttttcttttttttttcttttcattttgtctactttctccttcctcaacccaccaatcccattccgatcaaactccacaacccatctgtttctctctccaaattgaaaccaaacccagcaaagacctagcttggcggtgcagagatggacatcgagcaaaagcaagaggctaggagctgatcgatcacttcttcaccttctctgaagccatctccctctgttgggatccgccctcgcctccatcatcgccgacgccatctcccaaacacaagcagatcccaatcagctcgaaaattcgccgctaaaccactcccctcttgttttcacagcctacttctctctctcccactcaaatctcactttctctctccacatcaagcctcaatctgGAAACTTTttactgaaaactaccattttttcagaccctgaggtttttgggtcttgctcaaaatggtgatttggattttgggtctggttgaaatgatggtttttgatggccaagttgaccaaaaccagaagtgaagaagaagaatagtgatggaaaaggaaaatggccgccggcgtggagaataataattggggtttcgggtcgatctggattggttcgccgacgtggcgctaccgatgcagcaggatacgatggtcattaaaaaggaaaaagaaaaaagaaaagaaaaaggaaaaaagaaattaaaaaggaaaaaagaaaaacaaaaaaaggaaaaggaaaaagaaaaaagaaattaaaaaggaccGCCGGCATGGAGagcaagaattggggtttcgggtcgatctggattggttcgccgacgtggcgctaccgatgcagcaggatacgatggtcattaaaaaggaaaaagaaaaaagaaaaaaggaaaaaaaaaagaaattaaaaaggaaaaataaaaaataaaaaagtaaaaaagaaattaaaaaggaaaaagaaataacagaggggtatattggacatttcacctaaggccaactcataatttgacgcgggagggaccaatcagatggaaattttgacgttagggacttttcagattaattgagaatgtcaggggctgaaacgaaaaaatggtcatagtacagggactaaacagaatttaatccATAATTGAAAATCAATCTGATACAGTACTAGGGAagagaaatgaaaatgaaataaagGAAAACATAAACATTGTGTTTGGCTAGCAAACAGTTTCTTTTGATGCGTGAGCGTGCCAACACCGTGCGGTGTAGTCGTCGGGgcatcccttgacctgacttcttcttcaaacgttgtggacaaggagagcaccaacctcgtcacaaggttcttttctatgccttatagataaggactttggttgtgatctttTGCGTCACCAAATTGATACTCAACTTTGTAGGTTGAGCaaagcaatcaccgggaagtaggagaaaaaACAAGGTtatgctaaagcgtgactttagcttcgctgggttgctaAGGCGTAACCCTAGCTTCGCTGGTTCAACTGACGTTGATGGTAGgttgctccggagagactttggataatctgtgcgattagttgattAAGGAGTTGTCTTTTGTTTACCCTTGAAACCtgatatttatacctagggtttcgtagTTCCTttccatagaaggattattgattaaAGATTCCTAATTGGTCTCCGCTATTTGAATcctataagggctcgttttccttatggactttggaatgggcgaagctgtaacccaaactcaagtagacttatttttgAGCCGCAtgtatcggcccgctatgcgCAATCCTCAAATTATAAGACATCAGACAACATCCCATTCTTCAAACTGGAAAATCATAGGAAGCTTTCTATTACGCTTTGATAGAACATATCATTAagagtaaaaaacaaaaattatgcAACAATTgaaaaatacacacacatattGTTCTGGTTTTTCTTATGATTTTGGCGCAACATGCATGTCAATATATGGTTTTGTCAATATTATGTATAGTTTTTGTTGTAGTCCTTCATTAGTATTGTATCGTATCTTTTCAAAACCACTTCAAAAGTTCACATTACTTCACTGTAAAAGATGCCCCTTTATCTTTTCTCACAAGCACCAGTTAAGAGTCCTGCTTTTGTCACCAAAAGATTCTTCTTGAAGTGTATTAACCTTTTATAAGGACACCTCTAGTGAAGTTGGAATGAtgacaaattttatactttcaTACAAAttagacatttttttttccaggaCTCAAATTTGACAGTGGGAGGTTTGAGAGAAAGTTTGGGAAACTCCATTTATCCAACTTCCAactagaatgaaaaaaaaaaaaaggatcggAAATTATCATATTTAGGTGATCTTTAGAGAAGGGTTGGTTCTCCAAATTTAATTAAGAAGATCATAGATGTTTTAAAATCATGCCGACACGCCTC
Coding sequences within:
- the LOC133710402 gene encoding uncharacterized protein LOC133710402; its protein translation is MEGSSSSDELSKISLRPLALSDIDDFMVWATDEKVARFCTWEPYTSKEDGIKFIKELVLPHPWFRAICLDNKPIGAISVSSKSGNDRCRGELGYVLGSKYWRKGIATQAVKMVADTIFKEWTHLERLEALVDVNNVRSQRVLEKAGFQKEGVLRKYIVLKGRTCDMVMYSLLSTDRCQT